In Roseibium algicola, the DNA window GCGGGCTATGGCATCGACATGATCCGCCTGGAGGCAACAGAGGTGGAACCGCTCGGCATGCGCCAGCTGGACCGCACCGAAGGCCTGGAGAAAGACGGGTTAGATGATCTCATCACCCAGCTCGGCAACCGGGTGGGCCTCGACAACATCCTGCGGTTCCAGCCGGTCGACAGCCACATTCCCGAGCGCAGCTTCAAGCTGGTGCCCGCCGCCTACAGCCGCCCGGCGCAAGCCTGGCCCGCCAACCGGCCGCGGCCGATCCGCCTGTTCGCGCCCGAGCCGATTTCCGGCACCGGCTTCGAACCGCCCCGGCGCTTTCGCTGGCGCGGCCGGGCCCTGACCGTGTTCGAGGCCGAAGGGCCGGAACGGATCACCCCCGCCTGGTGGGACCTGGACGACAGCTGGGCCAAGGGCCTGCGCGACTACTGGCGCATCGCCACCCACCAGGGCCAGCGCCTGTGGCTGTTCCACACGCCCCAGCACCCGGCCTGGTTCGTACAAGGGGAGTTCGGCTGATGGGTTTCCGCAGTTTGCGCCCCGCCTCTATCGCCTTCCCGGTCCCGGGCTCGCAGATCCTGGGCTCGCAGATCCTGGTCTCCCCGGTCCCGGATCTCCGCTGCGCTGCGTCCGGGATGACGGCGGAGAGGACGGTTGTTGTTCCGGCCCTCGCCACCCCTTGCCCGGTGTCACTCCAGACGGGCATCGCGAGATCCGGGGCCCACTCGTTTGCAGAGCGGTGCCGGCAGGGGCTTCCGGTGCCTGAAGGGCAAGCGGACCGGCGATTGGGACCGGGCTTTGCGCTTTTGCTTTGCCAGGACGGCACGCGGGGACACGGGGATCCCGCGCATCTGTCCTGCAAGGACAGCTTTGGAAAGAACAGGGAGGCCCTTCGGTGAGCGTGCTTCCGTCGCCTGACGAGTTCCAGCCCGAGCCGGTCCGTTATGCGGAGCTGGCCGTGACGTCGAATTTTTCGTTCCTGCGGGGGGCCTCCCATCCGGAGGAGCTGGTGACCCGTGCCGCCATGCTCAATCTCGATGCGGTTGCCATTACCGACCGCAATTCGCTGGCCGGGGTTGTCCGGGCCTATTCGGCGCTGAAAGAGATCAAGCGGGCGGCGGCCGAGGAAGGCGTTCAGATCCGCTCGCATTCGCAGATCGACACCTCCTCCCGCAAGGAGACGAACACGAGCCCGCCCCTGCCTGCCCCGCAGACGCTGAAGCTGCCGCGGCTGATCGTCGGCGCGCGGCTTTGCCTGCAGGACAGCCCGCTGCACTGGGTGGCGCTGCCGACCGACCGCGCCGCCTATGAGCGGCTGAGCCAGTTGCTTACCCTCGGCAAGCGGCGTGCGGAAAAGGGCGAGTGTCACCTGAATTTCACCGACCTGATGAACGCCTGCAAGGGCATGATCCTGATTGCCCTGCCGCAGCCGGAGATGGCGCGCGAGACGATTTGTGAGACGGCTAAGGATCACATTCGCCGCCTGCGCCAGGAAGCGCCGGGACATGTGTTTCTGGGCGCGGCGCCCCGCTATGACGGCACCGACCAGGCCTGGTTCCGCACCTGCGCCCGCGCGGCGCATTCGCTTGCCGCGCCGATGGTCGCCGTCGGCGACGTGATGATGCACCATGCCGGCCGGCGCCGGCTGGCCGATGTGCTGACGTGCCTGCGCGAAGGCTGTACCATCGACGATATCGGCACACGGGCCCTGCCCAATGGCGAACGCCGGCTGAAGGCGCCGGAGGATATGGCCAGGCTGTTCCGCCACCATCCGGCAGCCCTGCGCCGGACGCTTGAGATCGCCACCCGCTGCAGCTTCGATCTTTCCGAACTTTCCTACCAATATCCGGACGAGATCACGGGCAACGAACCGCCCCAGGAGCGGTTGGAACGGCTGACCTACGAGGGGCTGGAAAGACGGTATCCCGCGGGCGTGCCGGACCATGCGCTGGCGCTGGCGGAAAAGGAACTGAAGCTGATCCGCAAACTTGCCTTTGCCGCCTATTTCCTGACCGTGCATGACATCATCCGCTTTGCCCGCAGCAAGAACATCCTGTGCCAGGGGCGCGGCTCGGCGGCCAATTCCATCATCTGCTATGCGCTCGGCATCACCGATGTGGGGCCGGAAACCATCACCATGGTGTCGGAGCGCTTCATCTCCGAGCACCGGGGCGAGCCGCCGGACATCGATGTCGATTTCGAGCATGAACGCCGCGAGGAGGTGATCCAGTATGTCTATGAAAAATACGGCCGCCACCGCGCCGGGCTCTGCGCCACGGTGATCCACTTCCGCACCCGCGCGGCGATCCGCGAGGTCGGCAAGGTGATGGGCCTGAATGCGGATGTCACCGCCGCGCTGGCCGGGCAGATCTGGGGCAGTTCCAGCAAGGGGCCGGAAGAAACGCGGATGCGGGAGATCGGGCTCGATCTCGACAATTCGCGCGTTCGCCAGACCATCGAGCTGATCCGCGAAATCATCGGCTTTCCGCGCCATCTCAGCCAGCATGTCGGCGGGTTCGTGATCACGCAGGGGCGGCTCGACGCGCTCTGCCCGATCGAGAACGCGGCCATGGAAAACCGCACGGTGATCGAATGGGACAAGGACGATATCGACGCGCTCGGCATCCTGAAGGTGGATCTGCTCAGCCTCGGCATGCTGACCTGCATCCGCAAGTGCTTCGAGCTGATCGACACCCACCATGGCCAGGAACTGACACTCGGCACCGTGCCCCAGGCCGACAGGAAGACCTATGACATGCTGTGCGTAGCCGATGCCATCGGCGTCTTTCAGGTGGAAAGCCGGGCGCAGATGAACTTCCTGCCGCGCATGCGCCCGCGCCAGTTCTACGACCTCGTCATCGAGGTGGCGATCGTGCGCCCCGGCCCGATCCAGGGCGGCATGGTGCACCCTTACATCAACCGCCGCCAGGGCCGGGAGAAGGTCACCTTCCCCTCAAAGGCGCTGGAGGAGGTGCTGGGCAAGACGCTTGGCGTGCCGCTGTTCCAGGAACAGGCGATGCAGATTGCCGTGGTTGCCGCCGGGTTCACACCGTCGGAAGCCGACAAGCTGCGCCGCTCCATGGCCACCTTTCGGCGCATGGGCACCATCGGGCAGCTGAAGGACAAGTTCATCTCCGGCATGCTGGAGCGCGGCTACGAGCTGGAATTCGCCCAGAACTGCTTCGGCCAGATCGAAGGGTTCGGCGAATACGGCTTTCCGGAAAGCCATGCCGCCGCCTTTGCCATGCTGGCCTATGTCTCGGCCTATCTGAAATGCCACTTCCCGGCAGAGTTCGCCTGCGCGCTGCTGAACGCCCAGCCGATGGGCTTCTATGCCCCGGCGCAGATCGTGCGCGATGCCCGCGAGCACCAGGTGGAGGTGCGCCCGGTGTGCGTCAACACCAGCCTGTGGGACAACACCCTGGAGCGGCGCAGCGACGGCGCGCTGGCGCTGCGCCTGGGGTTTCGCCAGATCAAGGGCCTGCGCGAGGAGGACGCGGCCTGGATCGTCGCGGCCCGCGGCAACGGCTATCCGGATACGGAAACCCTGTGGCTGCGCACCGGCGTCATGCCGGCCACGCTGGAGCGGCTGGCCGAAGCCGATGCCTTTGCCGGCATGGGGCTCAGCCGCCGGGCCGCGCTCTGGCAGGTGAAGACCATCCGCAGCCCCAAGCCGCTGCCGCTCTTCAACGACCCCATCGACGGCGAGGCGATCTTCGAGCCGGATGTCCTCCTGCCCACCATGCATCTGGGGCAGGAAGTGGTGGAGGATTACCTGTCCACCCGGCTGACCTTGCGCGCCCACCCGATGGAGCTGCTGCGCCCGCATATCGCGCATCTGACCCCGCATGACCGGCTGGCGGCGCTGACCCCGCGCGAGGCGCGCCGCGTTTCCGTCTGCGGGCTGGTGATCACCCGCCAGCGCCCGGGCACGGCCTCGGGCGTGATCTTCCTGACGCTGGAGGACGAGACCGGCGTTTCCAACGTGGTCGTCTGGCCGAAGATGTACGAAAAATTCCGGCCCGCCGTTCTCGGCGGACGGCTCCTCAAGGTCACCGGGCGGCTGGAGCGCGAAGGCATGGTCGTTCACCTGATCGCCGACCACATCGAAGACCGCTCCCGCGACCTGTCGCTTCTCGGCCACCCGAACGACGACGTTCTGGGCCAGACGACCACCAAGACCGACGACGTGCCGGTGCACCTGAAATCAGACGCACAACGCACCCGCGCCATGCACCCGCGCGAACAGGCCAAGCGGCTGTTCCCGAGCCGGGATTTTCATTGAGGAGTGGTGTCTTGGATGGGCGGGGAGCGGACGTTTGCTGCGCGAGAAGCGGACAGACCGAAAAGCGCAGAAAACAGACTGACTGCTTTCAATCATTAAAAGCATTGGCTTGCCGTTCAGAATCCTATCGTAACTCAATCAGCTCACGGCCAACAAAATTAGTTTAAAAACTGACCGTGTCACCACCACTCTTTCACCCGCCACACCGAGCGCGATATTGATCGCGGCTACTTGATCGCAGGCACCGTGGCAGGACAGCCTAGCCTTTCGTTTTCAGCTGAAGCAGCCTCGTCTCCATCTCTGCGACGAACTGCCTGTCGTGCGACCGGCCAAGGTATTTCTCGGCCCATTCACCCGTAACCACATAACGACGCAGCCAGACTTCAAGTGCTGGCACATCCTCGGCGTTCTTGTCCAGTAAACCCGAGAAATAGTTGCCAGCCTGTGCAGCGAGCTGAGCCATCTCTTGGAGTACGGCCTTCATCAGTGGTGCATCAAAAAAAGGTCCCATGACGACTTGGCCGCCACCGGTCGGTCGCATCAGCGCGAAGCCATGCAAAGTCGCATGTGCAGCATACTCGCAGAATAACTTGTATGCCGCGCCGCGCTTGCGTTCCTTGAAATTATCAAAGTTATCGAGGAACTCACGAACCTTTACCGGCGCAAAAATCTGTCGGCGCTTTTTATCGTCAGATTCCCGCCACTCAGTTATCTTGCTTGGATCGCGATCGAACCAGCCCCACAAATATACAATCTCCATAATGTCGCGCAAAGTCGCTGCTGCAAGCTGATAGTAACCTCGGGTGAGCTGGCCAAACGCCGATCCGAGGTCATTGAATATCCGAGCGCCGAGCAGCTGTATGGTTTCCTGATCGAGATCGACTGCATCGCGCTTTGCAAAGAAATCTATATGATCCATCACCGCTTCAATTAATTCGACATGGTTCAGAAGTTCTACATCGGCCTCAATCACGGCAATTGACTGTTTGCGGATGTACTCCTCGCCTTCATTAAGCCGTGCCATGTTCTTAGGAATTTTACCGCCTTGGGCAGGCATCAGCGACACCTTTCAATTTAGCCAGGAGGGGACTGGCGGCTCTTGCACATGGATAGGCAAAGCTGCTGACCTGTTCGCCTTTCGCGGGCCGATCATAAATATCGGCCCTGAGCGAGTGTTCATAGCGTAGCAACGAATGGAGATCTCGCGTCTCAACCTACTTAATCGGAGCTGCAAAAACTGAGATTTCTGCTTCCATTTTGGCGATCAATTGTGCGGCCAGTTCGATGTATTCAATTGCCTGAGCTTCTGTAGCGGTAAATTCAGAGTGGGTAATTTTGTTTCTAAGTTGACGTAGATCACGGAATATTTTCAGCTCTCTCGTTCCCAGGGCTTTAGTCTTCTCGAGTACACGCTCGATTAACCTGTACGGCGCTGCCACCTTATAGTCTGGTGTGACCCCTTTCACTTCAAGAAGCTTTTTCGCTGACCTCTCAATTTCTCGAAATGCTTCTACTATTGCCGCATTTGGAGAGATTCTTGAAATTTGTTTTAAGTTCTCTTGAAAGTCCTCAATTACTTCATCGTCTTGAATGTTCTCAAATCCTGCTTCCTTGGCTTCTTTTTCAATTCTAACCAGCTCGCGATCAAACTCTGCCTCCAATTCTTTATATTTGAGCTTGTGAAGACGGGGGATCGCTCTTTCTATTGGCTCTTTGAGAACCAAAAGAGTAACTACGACAACAACAGGCCAAGCCAATGAACTAACAACCGAGGCTATGAAATCTAACCAATTCATGCGTACACACTCTGTTTGTGGTGACTAACGGCCAGTCCAATTTCCTTCCTCATCGAAATAAGGGCATCTCTCAAAATCAAAGGCGTTCCAAAGATAATTCATCTGTTCGGCGACAACGTTCTGATAGTTGCCATCATCTCGATGGTTAGCAATGATAGTAGACGGTAGGTGTAACTCCTCACGTTCGTAAGGTGGAGGTGTATCGAAATACTCTTGAGGAACAGCCAGCTGCACGCCGTTCATCCTAAAGAATGACAGTTGCAGCAAAACAGGCGTTGACGTTTCCAGAGCCTGAAGTCCGCCCATATATGATGAAACAGCTTCGAAAATTCTCCGAGGTTGCACACCACCAGCGAAGTACTGTCCCTCGTTTCTGTTCGAAATAACGCTTGCGCTTGTTGCCTCGACACTTCCGTTACGGAAAATCTGGGTATATCCATGACAAACTTCGCCTGGCCGGAATACAACAAAGCCGTCCAAATTAATTCGAAACGAGTCCCCAGACGATCCTAGGGGGCGAAACGCTGCTCTTTGCCGACCAAGCGTCGTGACATCAAGCCGACGATCCGCACCAAAATCTGGCAAAGGAATTAAATGCACAACCAGGACAGCTCTGTCCGATGGCAGAGTTAAGGCACCATCGTTTGCTTGAATCCGCAAAAACCTTTCATTAACAAAACTTCTGGCTCGTTCCTCAATAGAGCGCTGCTGACCAAAAAGGGCACGCAACTCCTCCAAAGAAAGCTCATACGCGCCTGAAGAATTCCTAGAATAGTAACGATTTCTGTTCTTAAAAATTACTCTGTGAGGGGGATTGTAACTGTGAGGAACGTGAATGACAATGCAGTCTCCATCGTCAACTTGTACACGTTTCATGCGCAAGCCTATGATCGACGGCTCTAACCCCGTGCGGGCAATATTCTCTAGGCGTAGTAGTTCGCTGTCTACATCAATTCCGGAGAGAGGCATCAACTCCCTTGCCACTCCGTTTTCTTCGTTAATACCGATAATTAAATGTCCACCAAGGCTGTTGGCCAAGGATGAAATGTCTTTTAGAAACTCTTTCTTATCATTATCGGAATTGCCGTAGGTTTCGCGCTTAAACTCAAGGTGGACTGATTCCGTTGCACCCGCATCCAACAAACCTTGCATGGTTGTAAGATCAATGTTGTCAAAATTCGTTCCAAGCAACATGTATTCGGTGTTCCTCAGTGTGCCTCACGGTGCCGTTAGCATTCCGAAATTGAATTGATTTCTATTTATGGTAGCGACCCCACTCCTCTACAGTCAAATAGGTTGGAAGTGCTCTCTGTATTGGAAGCAGGAATATCCAAGCGGCCTGAGGTAAACGTTATCCTTATTGCTCGATATTGGTCTTCGGTGCAGAGAAAAATCACTTTCCGTCTATATGAAACTTCACAGCCTGCGCAATCAATGGCAGCTTTACAGATCAGGCTGAATCCTGCGAACTATCGAAGTGAAAGCGTAGACTGGCAGCACACAGCAGGACCTGTTTTTGCTTGGGGCAAATTCCTGATATTCTGACTTTGAAGAAGCGAAATTTTTAAGCTGCCGCTGCGCAGCCTTCATTTGCACACCGCCAACCGCCCTCGGTCCATCCTATCAAACAAAATTTTCGAAGAGTCAAAGCCGCAACCAGTCACTTCACGCATTGATGCGGTCTATACTACATTTGGTTAATGGGCCTAGGAGAACTGCTATGGCGAAGAAACCTACAGGTAATGAAGGATCCAACCGGCTAGAGATCAAGAAGGATGGCTCAGCGGAGTTGTCATTCGAGCGTGTCAGTCTCGGCGATGACAAGGCAGAGATCGAACGCAACATCATGGAACGTTTCGCGGCCGCTATGAAGGCGATGGGCTCTAGTTTCACATGGGTCCAAAACGAAGAGAATGATCTGGACTTTACCCTCACTTTTGAAGGCGGTGACTGCGTCGATTTAGATTTAACTGAGTTGATCTTGCCCGCCGCCAGAGGGGCGCCATTTGATCAGCCTAATCGCAGCCGTACATTTGGCATGGTGGCCGACACAATCGAAGACCTCGTTCGGAGAAAAGACGACCACTACCCTCCAGCTGGGCGTCCCAAGCATCTGTTAGTTTACACAACCCACTGGTCTTTCATGCCAACGTGGCAAGTTCTACGACTTGTTCAGGCTAACTTTCTA includes these proteins:
- a CDS encoding error-prone DNA polymerase is translated as MSVLPSPDEFQPEPVRYAELAVTSNFSFLRGASHPEELVTRAAMLNLDAVAITDRNSLAGVVRAYSALKEIKRAAAEEGVQIRSHSQIDTSSRKETNTSPPLPAPQTLKLPRLIVGARLCLQDSPLHWVALPTDRAAYERLSQLLTLGKRRAEKGECHLNFTDLMNACKGMILIALPQPEMARETICETAKDHIRRLRQEAPGHVFLGAAPRYDGTDQAWFRTCARAAHSLAAPMVAVGDVMMHHAGRRRLADVLTCLREGCTIDDIGTRALPNGERRLKAPEDMARLFRHHPAALRRTLEIATRCSFDLSELSYQYPDEITGNEPPQERLERLTYEGLERRYPAGVPDHALALAEKELKLIRKLAFAAYFLTVHDIIRFARSKNILCQGRGSAANSIICYALGITDVGPETITMVSERFISEHRGEPPDIDVDFEHERREEVIQYVYEKYGRHRAGLCATVIHFRTRAAIREVGKVMGLNADVTAALAGQIWGSSSKGPEETRMREIGLDLDNSRVRQTIELIREIIGFPRHLSQHVGGFVITQGRLDALCPIENAAMENRTVIEWDKDDIDALGILKVDLLSLGMLTCIRKCFELIDTHHGQELTLGTVPQADRKTYDMLCVADAIGVFQVESRAQMNFLPRMRPRQFYDLVIEVAIVRPGPIQGGMVHPYINRRQGREKVTFPSKALEEVLGKTLGVPLFQEQAMQIAVVAAGFTPSEADKLRRSMATFRRMGTIGQLKDKFISGMLERGYELEFAQNCFGQIEGFGEYGFPESHAAAFAMLAYVSAYLKCHFPAEFACALLNAQPMGFYAPAQIVRDAREHQVEVRPVCVNTSLWDNTLERRSDGALALRLGFRQIKGLREEDAAWIVAARGNGYPDTETLWLRTGVMPATLERLAEADAFAGMGLSRRAALWQVKTIRSPKPLPLFNDPIDGEAIFEPDVLLPTMHLGQEVVEDYLSTRLTLRAHPMELLRPHIAHLTPHDRLAALTPREARRVSVCGLVITRQRPGTASGVIFLTLEDETGVSNVVVWPKMYEKFRPAVLGGRLLKVTGRLEREGMVVHLIADHIEDRSRDLSLLGHPNDDVLGQTTTKTDDVPVHLKSDAQRTRAMHPREQAKRLFPSRDFH
- a CDS encoding AlbA family DNA-binding domain-containing protein; this translates as MLLGTNFDNIDLTTMQGLLDAGATESVHLEFKRETYGNSDNDKKEFLKDISSLANSLGGHLIIGINEENGVARELMPLSGIDVDSELLRLENIARTGLEPSIIGLRMKRVQVDDGDCIVIHVPHSYNPPHRVIFKNRNRYYSRNSSGAYELSLEELRALFGQQRSIEERARSFVNERFLRIQANDGALTLPSDRAVLVVHLIPLPDFGADRRLDVTTLGRQRAAFRPLGSSGDSFRINLDGFVVFRPGEVCHGYTQIFRNGSVEATSASVISNRNEGQYFAGGVQPRRIFEAVSSYMGGLQALETSTPVLLQLSFFRMNGVQLAVPQEYFDTPPPYEREELHLPSTIIANHRDDGNYQNVVAEQMNYLWNAFDFERCPYFDEEGNWTGR